A window of Roseburia hominis A2-183 genomic DNA:
CGGTGATATTTATTTTCTCATTTTCTTCAAAGCAGAGCGCCGCAATATCCAGACCGGACGCCTCGGATGCCGCCGCAAACACGTCCCTGCTCACGGGAATCTGCTCGTAAAAATCTCTGCCCATACCGATGTACTGTGCTCCCTGTCCCGGGAACAAAAATGCTGTCTTTCCCATGTCATTCTCCCTTATCCGATGTGCGTCCCAAGAAGACGCTCTTCTTTTCCCAAAAATCTCCGTCACCTAAAAGCCCCGCGGTCTGCGCCATCAGTTCCTCTATCATCTCCTGACAGGTCTGTTCTTTTTTCACAAGTCCCGCGCACTGTCCTGCCATCAGGCTGCCGTGCACCACATCCCCGTCCATCACTGCCTTTCGCAAGGAGCCAAGCGTCAGCTGCTCCAGTTCCTCAAATCCGGCGCCCTCTTTTTCGAGTTTTAAATATTCGCGGCTCATCGCATTGCGCAGAACCCGGATCGGATGTCCGGTGCTCATGCCTGTAACCTCGGAATCAATGTCGCGCGCCTTTACGATCCGTTCCTTGTAATTTTCATGTACAATAGACTCCTTCGCCACGACAAACCGGGTTCCCATCTGTACCCCCTCTGCGCCAAGCATAAAGGAGGCTGCGATCCCTCTTCCGTCCGCGATACCGCCCGCTGCAATGACCGGAACCGACACAGCATCCGCCACCTGCGGCACCAGCGTCATCGTCGTCTGCGCACCGATATGTCCGCCGGACTCCATTCCCTCTGCAATCACAGCGTCCGCGCCAGCACGCTCCATCATCTTCGCCATGGCAACGCTCGCCACGACCGGGATGACCACCACGCCCGCCTGCTTCCATGCCTCCATGAACTTTGCCGGACTTCCCGCACCGGTTGTGACAACCGGCACTTTCTCTTCTATGACAATCTTCGCCACTTCCGGCGCGTTTGGATTGAGCAGCATGACGTTCACGCCAAACGGACGGTCCGTCCGCGCCTTTACCTCACGGATCTGTTCTCTTACCACTTCCGGCGGCGCGCTTGCCGCTCCGATGATTCCGAGTCCACCCGCGTTCGACACTGCTGCCGCCAGGTGATATTCCGCCACCCATGCCATACCACCCTGAATGACCGGATATTTTGTTCCAAGCAATCTGCTTACCCTTGTTTCCATACTTCTCCTCTTTTCTTCCTGCCGGTCTTTTTTCTTACCCTTAAACACCGGTATGTCCCGGCTGCTGTCTTCGCCTATGCTGTAACCCCGCGGTTCTTCAAATATGTGATCACATCTCCGACCGTCACGATCGATTCCAGATCCTCCGACGGAATCTCCACGCCGAATTCCTCCTCCAGCGCCATGACAAGTTCAAACAGATCCAGCGAATCCGCACCCAGATCTTCCTTTAACTTTGTGTTCTCTTTAATCTCAGACTCCTGTACGTTTAACTGCTCCGCAATGATCGGTCTCATCTTTTCTAACATGTTTCTTCTCCTTTTCCCTGTTCCTTTTAATTATTTGCTTTTCAAATATTTTGATAATCAAATTATTCGCCTTTCAAAGTATATGTCTGTCCTGTTTGATTGTCAAGGTATTTTTTGGAAACGTTTCGCTAAAATTGCGTTAATGCGTTGAAATATCATGCAAAATTGCTTACAATATTCGTAATAAGATGTGGGAGGAGTTCGCTGATGAAACAATATTTTGGAATGAGCCAGACAGGAAACTTAAAAGAAGCTGCACAGGGCGTTCACGCTCCGGGACTTCTTATCCTGATGTCCAACGCAGACCAGTTTGAGGCACACGTTACAGAACTGGAATCCCTTTTCCCGGGAGTCCCGAGCATTGGCTGTATCGGCATGAGTTACAGTACCAGGGTCGTCGAAAAGGGAGTCGGTCTGGTTGCTTTTTATGACAATGTCACCGCTGTTGCCAACGTTTTGGAGCAGGCATCCACCATGCCCGTCAAATACATCGAACGCATGG
This region includes:
- the fabK gene encoding enoyl-[acyl-carrier-protein] reductase FabK, translating into METRVSRLLGTKYPVIQGGMAWVAEYHLAAAVSNAGGLGIIGAASAPPEVVREQIREVKARTDRPFGVNVMLLNPNAPEVAKIVIEEKVPVVTTGAGSPAKFMEAWKQAGVVVIPVVASVAMAKMMERAGADAVIAEGMESGGHIGAQTTMTLVPQVADAVSVPVIAAGGIADGRGIAASFMLGAEGVQMGTRFVVAKESIVHENYKERIVKARDIDSEVTGMSTGHPIRVLRNAMSREYLKLEKEGAGFEELEQLTLGSLRKAVMDGDVVHGSLMAGQCAGLVKKEQTCQEMIEELMAQTAGLLGDGDFWEKKSVFLGRTSDKGE
- the acpP gene encoding acyl carrier protein gives rise to the protein MLEKMRPIIAEQLNVQESEIKENTKLKEDLGADSLDLFELVMALEEEFGVEIPSEDLESIVTVGDVITYLKNRGVTA